One Monomorium pharaonis isolate MP-MQ-018 chromosome 4, ASM1337386v2, whole genome shotgun sequence DNA segment encodes these proteins:
- the LOC105838453 gene encoding uncharacterized protein LOC105838453 isoform X1, with protein sequence MAYYNADDDLNAEKLPIVDRMDAEYTLYVNDIPLELNEDAIKDVFNHYGKIVGMFHPRNAKWAYITYGTYREAEHAIRDLDGKKPLKLKVALAKERTTKEEQKSNVSETFVESARVVNTADSVHNDMKSQSTSHGQSLNASAKRAMPPITVQHRYADSALPLGSRTPYEIDDPYWQTNQLWTRGVITVTPDGRRHVSLGRGYTLYTFPEQDPNIEEYVSKVYERRNNGLYEYSRDKLNGVQNCVVCSTKTIKHCERCLTYYCSKVCQLEDWPQHEAQCRRIPSLVEETVNNVSSLQIGQDVDQTKTSALNAINKTVKSNDLKLRRPNTHNTMQTENSNDDTSVNINMHKSNTNVTHNSNNDIQERPQHNNINVSQTKKADQLNTSNIKEFSQQHRRYNNTNDSPDNSRKNSATSSSSAQSYHSRNCQNDLNKTSINKERNDNSNIRDRIYNNDKNVPQRNSFQNNKGSACYNRENINKSELESCSNTSVNSDLAFYKDTHLSKTKFTTVEVIIPLNNDEYWIYKLEDADARNDLMIKLQEVVKTSRNMHPIVDEVYGVMYDTIWHRARVTSLNPTKVHFIDFGNDEILEKDAPLKDIKDLIKAPKFARKIRLSQSTRKLREGEKISVKTLSVDSENTTIVELEQGQLENSPLCTTGSISNNAVKKSQKNSETSPDKSIKTSKIQIPNILDDITNSMKQKKVSEMQIAGLMQINEATQKNVYSVTLCPSDYQDKIQMIFEDLEEECKKVQTSVHFKPKADDLVCFKAPDDYWYRGYVLASPETSSNWSIFSADDAKIFSTDKVVPCPEKFLNICTFGVICEINHPTIQLKVSESYEFTAIINEKSCKQECLQIQIIDSEVIQAVVRPWKFKISPSLFELKTGSKVCLTSYRNHFCMFARSLDDAAVEYYNSIMQSVARYAQTAPSLTELPTKEKIVIAPFEDGNNYRAIILKTQNDKAMIAYIDFGNVAEIDIKDLKEMPECLSLQQSCSGKIILKDIPRDIPSNQEVDLYLRELVGNEVSLICTFEGGSAKDGVYLTTLTGESINDKINRLLIPGWKRENKSDNVCYMFNDIKAAALGSVGDTVDAVVVYMRASMIQSFMIAPFDVELLTYVFNVMPTKLKEYCEKAEYYIPRQHELCLALYEGMWYRAACIDPKESYTTAQILFLDYGNIESVEHKNIRLMPKDFVTPSAVANLCEVVNLAPVDNGNYSETVQNKLSELIQVNSQIKIKIVECVCEGQYKVELPDVRAELVKHGLV encoded by the exons CCGATTGTTGATCG gATGGATGCGGAATATACGTTATATGTGAATGATATTCCACTTGAGTTAAATGAG GATGCCATCAAAGATGTTTTTAATCACTATGGTAAAATTGTGGGGATGTTTCATCCTCGTAATGCCAAATGGGCCTATATCACATATGGGACTTATCGTGAAGCAGAACATGCTATAAGAGATCTTGATGGTAAGAAACCATTAAAGTTGAAAGTAGCACTTGCAAAGGAGAGAACTACGAAAGAGGAACAAAAGTCAAATGTGTCAGAGACTTTTGTTGAAAGCGCAAGAGTAGTAAATACTGCAGATTCTGTTCATAATGATATGAAATC tcaGAGTACGAGTCATGGCCAGTCATTAAATGCATCCGCTAAACGTGCAATGCCACCAATAACAGTACAACATAGATATGCAGATTCTGCTTTACCTTTGGGTTCCAGGACACCTTATGAGATTGATGATCCTTATTGGCAAACAAATCAATTATGGACAAG aggTGTAATAACTGTCACCCCAGATGGAAGAAGACATGTTTCTCTCGGACGTGGTTATACACTTTATACCTTCCCAGAACAAGATCCTAACATTGAAGAATATGTATCAAAAGTATACGAACGACGGAACAAT ggATTATACGAATATTCAAGAGACAAACTTAATGGAGTGCAAAATTGTGTTGTTTGTTCTACAAAAACAATAAAGCATTGCGAAAGATGCTTGACGTATTATTGCAGCAAAGTCTGTCAATTGGAAGATTGGCCACAACATGAGGCTCAGTGTAGACGTATCcc GTCTTTAGTGGAAGAAACGGTTAATAATGTATCATCTTTACAAATTGGTCAAGATGTAGATCAAACGAAGACATCAGCGCtgaatgcaattaataaaactgttaaaTCTAATGATTTAAAGTTGCGACGACCTAATACACATAATACGATGCAAACAGAAAATTCGAATGATGACACAAGTGTAAATATCAATATGCataaaagtaatacaaatGTTACACATAATTCTAATAATGATATTCAGGAAAGACCTcaacataataatatcaatgtaTCTCAAACTAAGAAGGCAGATCAACTAAATACATCAAACATCAAAGAATTTTCTCAACAACATCGCAggtataataatactaatgaTAGCCCTGATAATTCGAGAAAGAATTCTGCAACATCTAGTTCCTCTGCTCAAAGTTATCATAGTCGTAACTGTCAAAATGACTTAAATAAGACTAGTattaacaaagaaagaaatgataaCAGTAATATAAGAGACAGAATTTACAATAATGATAAGAATGTTCCCCAAAGAAATAGCTTCCAGAATAATAAAGGCTCTGCTTGTTATAACAgagaaaatatcaataaatcaGAATTGGAATCTTGCAGCAATACCTCAGTAAACAGTGATTTagctttttataaagatacacatttgtcaaaaacaaaatttacaacAGTGGAAGTTATAATACCGCTAAATAATGATGAATATTGGATATATAAGTTAGAAGATGCAGATGCACGTAATGATTTAATGATAAAGCTACAAGAGGTCGTAAAAACGTCACGTAATATGCATCCAATTGTCGACGAAGTTTATGGTGTGATGTATGACACTATTTGGCATAGAGCTAGGGTGACATCTTTGAATCCTACTAAGGttcattttattgattttggTAATGATGAGATATTAGAAAAAGATGCTCCTCtcaaagatataaaagatctGATTAAAGCGCCTAAATTTGCTAGAAAAATTCGCTTGTCACAAAGCACAAGAAAATTGCGAGAAGGCGAAAAGATTTCTGTTAAAACGTTGTCTGTAGATTCTGAAAACACGACAATAGTAGAATTAGAACAAGGACAATTGGAAAATTCACCTTTGTGTACAACAGGaagtatttcaaataatgcagTAAAAAAGTcgcaaaaaaattctgaaacaTCACcagataaaagtataaaaacttCTAAGATTCAAATACCTAACATCTTGGATGATATTACTAATTCgatgaaacaaaaaaaggtTTCTGAGATGCAAATTGCTGGTTTGATGCAAATCAATGAAGCAACGCAAAAAAACGTTTACAGTGTAACTTTATGTCCAAGTGATTATCAAGATAAGATTCAGATGATTTTCGAAGACTTGGAGGAAGAATGCAAAAAAGTACAAACATCTGTACATTTCAA gcCAAAAGCAGACGACTTAGTTTGCTTTAAGGCACCTGATGACTATTGGTACAGAGGGTACGTTTTAGCATCTCCTGAAACATCATCCAATTGGTCCATTTTTTCAGCAGAtgatgcaaaaattttttcaacggATAAAGTTGTGCCATGTCCTGAAAAATTCTTGAATATTTGTACTTTTGGAGTAATATGCGAAATAAATCATCCTACCATTCaa ctGAAAGTATCGGAGTCATACGAATTCACAGCAATCATAAATGAGAAGAGCTGTAAACAAGAATGTCttcaaatacaaattattgacTCTGAAGTGATACAAGCTGTGGTGAGGCCATGGAAATTCAAAATTTCGCCGAGTCTATTTGAATTAAAGACTGGATCAAAG GTATGTCTCACAAGTTATCGAAATCATTTTTGTATGTTTGCACGCTCCTTGGACGACGCTGCAGTAGAATATTACAATAGTATTATGCAATCTGTTGCACGATATGCACAAACAG CACCATCTCTAACTGAACTTCcaactaaagaaaaaatagtgaTTGCGCCATTCGAGGATGgtaataattatcgcgcaATAATTCTAAAAACGCAGAATGATAAAGCTATGATAGCATACATTGATTTCGGCAATGTAGCcgaaattgatataaaagatCTTAAAGAAATGCCAGAATGTCTTTCACTG CAACAAAGCTgttcaggcaaaataattttaaaagatattcctCGCGATATCCCCAGCAATCAAGAAGTTGACTTATATCTTCGTGAATTAGTAGGCAATGAAGTATCTCTGATATGTACATTTGAAGGTGGATCAGCCAAAGATGGAGTTTATTTGACAACACTTACAGGAGAATCTatcaatgataaaataaatcggCTATTAATCCCAGGatggaaaagagaaaataagagTG acAATGTGTGCTACATGTTCAACGATATTAAAGCCGCAGCTTTAGGAAGCGTAGGTGATACAGTAGATGCAGTAGTAGTGTATATGCGTGCATCAATGATACAGTCCTTTATGATTGCTCCTTTCGATGTTGAGCTATTAACTTATGTCTTTAATGTGATGCCTACTAAG CTAAAAGAGTATTGCGAAAAAGCAGAATATTATATACCAAGACAACATGAATTATGTTTAGCATTGTACGAGGGGATGTGGTATCGAGCAGCATGTATTGATCCTAAGGAATCATACACAACTGcacaaattttgtttcttgatTATGGGAACATAGAATCAGTAGAACATAAGAATATTAGGTTGATGCCCAAAGACTTTGTAACACCTTCTGCAGTTGCAAATCTGTGTGAAGTTGTCA ATTTGGCACCAGTCGATAATGGCAATTATTCCGAAACAGTACAAAACAAACTAAGTGAGTTGATACAAGTAAActcgcaaattaaaattaaaattgtagaatGCGTTTGTGAGGGTCAATATAAAGTTGAGTTGCCAGATGTACGCGCTGAGCTAGTTAAACATGGTCTCGTATag
- the LOC105838453 gene encoding uncharacterized protein LOC105838453 isoform X2: protein MPPITVQHRYADSALPLGSRTPYEIDDPYWQTNQLWTRGVITVTPDGRRHVSLGRGYTLYTFPEQDPNIEEYVSKVYERRNNGLYEYSRDKLNGVQNCVVCSTKTIKHCERCLTYYCSKVCQLEDWPQHEAQCRRIPSLVEETVNNVSSLQIGQDVDQTKTSALNAINKTVKSNDLKLRRPNTHNTMQTENSNDDTSVNINMHKSNTNVTHNSNNDIQERPQHNNINVSQTKKADQLNTSNIKEFSQQHRRYNNTNDSPDNSRKNSATSSSSAQSYHSRNCQNDLNKTSINKERNDNSNIRDRIYNNDKNVPQRNSFQNNKGSACYNRENINKSELESCSNTSVNSDLAFYKDTHLSKTKFTTVEVIIPLNNDEYWIYKLEDADARNDLMIKLQEVVKTSRNMHPIVDEVYGVMYDTIWHRARVTSLNPTKVHFIDFGNDEILEKDAPLKDIKDLIKAPKFARKIRLSQSTRKLREGEKISVKTLSVDSENTTIVELEQGQLENSPLCTTGSISNNAVKKSQKNSETSPDKSIKTSKIQIPNILDDITNSMKQKKVSEMQIAGLMQINEATQKNVYSVTLCPSDYQDKIQMIFEDLEEECKKVQTSVHFKPKADDLVCFKAPDDYWYRGYVLASPETSSNWSIFSADDAKIFSTDKVVPCPEKFLNICTFGVICEINHPTIQLKVSESYEFTAIINEKSCKQECLQIQIIDSEVIQAVVRPWKFKISPSLFELKTGSKVCLTSYRNHFCMFARSLDDAAVEYYNSIMQSVARYAQTAPSLTELPTKEKIVIAPFEDGNNYRAIILKTQNDKAMIAYIDFGNVAEIDIKDLKEMPECLSLQQSCSGKIILKDIPRDIPSNQEVDLYLRELVGNEVSLICTFEGGSAKDGVYLTTLTGESINDKINRLLIPGWKRENKSDNVCYMFNDIKAAALGSVGDTVDAVVVYMRASMIQSFMIAPFDVELLTYVFNVMPTKLKEYCEKAEYYIPRQHELCLALYEGMWYRAACIDPKESYTTAQILFLDYGNIESVEHKNIRLMPKDFVTPSAVANLCEVVNLAPVDNGNYSETVQNKLSELIQVNSQIKIKIVECVCEGQYKVELPDVRAELVKHGLV, encoded by the exons ATGCCACCAATAACAGTACAACATAGATATGCAGATTCTGCTTTACCTTTGGGTTCCAGGACACCTTATGAGATTGATGATCCTTATTGGCAAACAAATCAATTATGGACAAG aggTGTAATAACTGTCACCCCAGATGGAAGAAGACATGTTTCTCTCGGACGTGGTTATACACTTTATACCTTCCCAGAACAAGATCCTAACATTGAAGAATATGTATCAAAAGTATACGAACGACGGAACAAT ggATTATACGAATATTCAAGAGACAAACTTAATGGAGTGCAAAATTGTGTTGTTTGTTCTACAAAAACAATAAAGCATTGCGAAAGATGCTTGACGTATTATTGCAGCAAAGTCTGTCAATTGGAAGATTGGCCACAACATGAGGCTCAGTGTAGACGTATCcc GTCTTTAGTGGAAGAAACGGTTAATAATGTATCATCTTTACAAATTGGTCAAGATGTAGATCAAACGAAGACATCAGCGCtgaatgcaattaataaaactgttaaaTCTAATGATTTAAAGTTGCGACGACCTAATACACATAATACGATGCAAACAGAAAATTCGAATGATGACACAAGTGTAAATATCAATATGCataaaagtaatacaaatGTTACACATAATTCTAATAATGATATTCAGGAAAGACCTcaacataataatatcaatgtaTCTCAAACTAAGAAGGCAGATCAACTAAATACATCAAACATCAAAGAATTTTCTCAACAACATCGCAggtataataatactaatgaTAGCCCTGATAATTCGAGAAAGAATTCTGCAACATCTAGTTCCTCTGCTCAAAGTTATCATAGTCGTAACTGTCAAAATGACTTAAATAAGACTAGTattaacaaagaaagaaatgataaCAGTAATATAAGAGACAGAATTTACAATAATGATAAGAATGTTCCCCAAAGAAATAGCTTCCAGAATAATAAAGGCTCTGCTTGTTATAACAgagaaaatatcaataaatcaGAATTGGAATCTTGCAGCAATACCTCAGTAAACAGTGATTTagctttttataaagatacacatttgtcaaaaacaaaatttacaacAGTGGAAGTTATAATACCGCTAAATAATGATGAATATTGGATATATAAGTTAGAAGATGCAGATGCACGTAATGATTTAATGATAAAGCTACAAGAGGTCGTAAAAACGTCACGTAATATGCATCCAATTGTCGACGAAGTTTATGGTGTGATGTATGACACTATTTGGCATAGAGCTAGGGTGACATCTTTGAATCCTACTAAGGttcattttattgattttggTAATGATGAGATATTAGAAAAAGATGCTCCTCtcaaagatataaaagatctGATTAAAGCGCCTAAATTTGCTAGAAAAATTCGCTTGTCACAAAGCACAAGAAAATTGCGAGAAGGCGAAAAGATTTCTGTTAAAACGTTGTCTGTAGATTCTGAAAACACGACAATAGTAGAATTAGAACAAGGACAATTGGAAAATTCACCTTTGTGTACAACAGGaagtatttcaaataatgcagTAAAAAAGTcgcaaaaaaattctgaaacaTCACcagataaaagtataaaaacttCTAAGATTCAAATACCTAACATCTTGGATGATATTACTAATTCgatgaaacaaaaaaaggtTTCTGAGATGCAAATTGCTGGTTTGATGCAAATCAATGAAGCAACGCAAAAAAACGTTTACAGTGTAACTTTATGTCCAAGTGATTATCAAGATAAGATTCAGATGATTTTCGAAGACTTGGAGGAAGAATGCAAAAAAGTACAAACATCTGTACATTTCAA gcCAAAAGCAGACGACTTAGTTTGCTTTAAGGCACCTGATGACTATTGGTACAGAGGGTACGTTTTAGCATCTCCTGAAACATCATCCAATTGGTCCATTTTTTCAGCAGAtgatgcaaaaattttttcaacggATAAAGTTGTGCCATGTCCTGAAAAATTCTTGAATATTTGTACTTTTGGAGTAATATGCGAAATAAATCATCCTACCATTCaa ctGAAAGTATCGGAGTCATACGAATTCACAGCAATCATAAATGAGAAGAGCTGTAAACAAGAATGTCttcaaatacaaattattgacTCTGAAGTGATACAAGCTGTGGTGAGGCCATGGAAATTCAAAATTTCGCCGAGTCTATTTGAATTAAAGACTGGATCAAAG GTATGTCTCACAAGTTATCGAAATCATTTTTGTATGTTTGCACGCTCCTTGGACGACGCTGCAGTAGAATATTACAATAGTATTATGCAATCTGTTGCACGATATGCACAAACAG CACCATCTCTAACTGAACTTCcaactaaagaaaaaatagtgaTTGCGCCATTCGAGGATGgtaataattatcgcgcaATAATTCTAAAAACGCAGAATGATAAAGCTATGATAGCATACATTGATTTCGGCAATGTAGCcgaaattgatataaaagatCTTAAAGAAATGCCAGAATGTCTTTCACTG CAACAAAGCTgttcaggcaaaataattttaaaagatattcctCGCGATATCCCCAGCAATCAAGAAGTTGACTTATATCTTCGTGAATTAGTAGGCAATGAAGTATCTCTGATATGTACATTTGAAGGTGGATCAGCCAAAGATGGAGTTTATTTGACAACACTTACAGGAGAATCTatcaatgataaaataaatcggCTATTAATCCCAGGatggaaaagagaaaataagagTG acAATGTGTGCTACATGTTCAACGATATTAAAGCCGCAGCTTTAGGAAGCGTAGGTGATACAGTAGATGCAGTAGTAGTGTATATGCGTGCATCAATGATACAGTCCTTTATGATTGCTCCTTTCGATGTTGAGCTATTAACTTATGTCTTTAATGTGATGCCTACTAAG CTAAAAGAGTATTGCGAAAAAGCAGAATATTATATACCAAGACAACATGAATTATGTTTAGCATTGTACGAGGGGATGTGGTATCGAGCAGCATGTATTGATCCTAAGGAATCATACACAACTGcacaaattttgtttcttgatTATGGGAACATAGAATCAGTAGAACATAAGAATATTAGGTTGATGCCCAAAGACTTTGTAACACCTTCTGCAGTTGCAAATCTGTGTGAAGTTGTCA ATTTGGCACCAGTCGATAATGGCAATTATTCCGAAACAGTACAAAACAAACTAAGTGAGTTGATACAAGTAAActcgcaaattaaaattaaaattgtagaatGCGTTTGTGAGGGTCAATATAAAGTTGAGTTGCCAGATGTACGCGCTGAGCTAGTTAAACATGGTCTCGTATag
- the LOC105838454 gene encoding oxysterol-binding protein-related protein 11 isoform X1 — MNVQTRHPYEGLLHKYTNAMKGWQYRWFILSPETGELHYFLSESEKNQRPRCSIYLAGAVIAPSDEDSNTFTVNSATVFDILTGDMIKLRATDARARQEWVDKLRAVTEMYTRAIASSHPPLPPREHSGNSSRNPVIKLEVLDAFANCQEQLRKVEKHNLALAQSIENSDLHLDSDLLVLKAMAHTTLHTLSQCLNILYQ; from the exons ATGAACGTGCAAACGAGGCACCCTTACGAGGGTTTGCTGCATAAGTATACGAATGCCATGAAGGGCTGGCAGTACCGTTGGTTTATATTAAGCCCTGAGACCGGCGAGCTGCATTATTTCCTTAGCGAGTCTGAGAAGAATCAAAGGCCACGATGTTCAATATATCTAGCAGGCGCCGTAATAGCTCCGAGTGATGAGGATTCGAACACGTTTACCGTTAATTCTGCTACTG ttttcgATATCCTTACAGGTGACATGATAAAACTACGAGCTACAGATGCGCGAGCACGCCAAGAATGGGTGGATAAACTACGGGCAGTTACAGAGATGTATACTAGGGCGATAGCCAGCAGCCATCCTCCATTGCCACCGCGAGAACATTCTGGAAATTCGAGCAGGAATCCTGTCATTAAACTGGAAGTGTTGGACGCTTTTGCCAATTGCCAAGAGCAGTTAAGAAAGGTGGAGAAGCACAATCTTGCCTTAGCACAATCTATTGAGAACTCAGATTTACATCTAGACTCTGATCTCTTGGTTCTTAAAGCTATGGCACACACTACTTTACACACACTGAGCCAATGtctcaatatattatatcagtag
- the LOC105838454 gene encoding oxysterol-binding protein-related protein 11 isoform X2, whose protein sequence is MNVQTRHPYEGLLHKYTNAMKGWQYRWFILSPETGELHYFLSESEKNQRPRCSIYLAGAVIAPSDEDSNTFTVNSATGDMIKLRATDARARQEWVDKLRAVTEMYTRAIASSHPPLPPREHSGNSSRNPVIKLEVLDAFANCQEQLRKVEKHNLALAQSIENSDLHLDSDLLVLKAMAHTTLHTLSQCLNILYQ, encoded by the exons ATGAACGTGCAAACGAGGCACCCTTACGAGGGTTTGCTGCATAAGTATACGAATGCCATGAAGGGCTGGCAGTACCGTTGGTTTATATTAAGCCCTGAGACCGGCGAGCTGCATTATTTCCTTAGCGAGTCTGAGAAGAATCAAAGGCCACGATGTTCAATATATCTAGCAGGCGCCGTAATAGCTCCGAGTGATGAGGATTCGAACACGTTTACCGTTAATTCTGCTACTG GTGACATGATAAAACTACGAGCTACAGATGCGCGAGCACGCCAAGAATGGGTGGATAAACTACGGGCAGTTACAGAGATGTATACTAGGGCGATAGCCAGCAGCCATCCTCCATTGCCACCGCGAGAACATTCTGGAAATTCGAGCAGGAATCCTGTCATTAAACTGGAAGTGTTGGACGCTTTTGCCAATTGCCAAGAGCAGTTAAGAAAGGTGGAGAAGCACAATCTTGCCTTAGCACAATCTATTGAGAACTCAGATTTACATCTAGACTCTGATCTCTTGGTTCTTAAAGCTATGGCACACACTACTTTACACACACTGAGCCAATGtctcaatatattatatcagtag
- the LOC105838455 gene encoding uncharacterized protein LOC105838455 codes for MSHLSHSEILMEAAGVRIVTSPPKEDMNSFPPGKMILKMQKINAQSYIHGKPCGFHLTKSKWDPYPWVSYVENNSPADLAGLRAGDCLLGIDDTDLLGLKIKDVATLIHNKEGVRDLYFFVWRYAHHKEGQNDIGLALKGPLPNVARNLANALSGTVRALECPICLESAVPPVSQCVHGHILCVVCRPKTTRCPICRVRLGQGRCLLADKLQRVLRDAFNMDNNETVDKTSVTTDRCNLRDQLFGKSRKKQEIPVVNQSKNNCATLKPRQFLLARLLLGGREKAASVDNLIRVSEMSEEAATPARVTNVNNLDVRLSLNNRTKSASTGELSRDSKTRISDPSSQIVESSVENASQQSLSLPQTPIWGGSMDSVSCIQLTCPLLKSCKEIVPSDLLLEHIKTHTVPQVHFYSANARLPLPLPFGSNALYIFHHGNNMFFFQYEEEIAWMTNPTKMAHSSSTWEWTLYAWDDNGIEVQLRRHVASLEDSAILSSQHIAPLPNALLLKTIEIQISEYRAYDRLYM; via the exons ATGTCACATCTCTCGCATTCTGAAATCTTGATGGAAGCGGCGGGCGTAAGGATCGTAACGTCTCCTCCTAAAGAAGATATGAATTCATTTCCACCGGGAAAGATGATCCTTAAAATGCAGAAAATCAACGCACAGTCATATATACATGGTAAACCTTGCGGATTTCACTTGACCAAGTCAAAATGGGATCCATATCCATGGGTCAGCTACGTCGAGAATAATAGTCCCGCCGATTTAGCAGGATTGCG AGCGGGCGATTGTTTATTGGGCATTGACGACACCGATTTGTTAGGTCTAAAGATTAAAGACGTCGCTACTTTAATTCATAATAAGGAAGGTGTGcgagatttatatttttttgtttggaGATACGCGCATCATAaagaaggacaaaatgatatTGGGCTAGCCTTAAAAGGTCCACTTCCAAATGTAGCCAGAAACCTAGCAAATGCGTTATCAGGAACG GTCCGCGCCTTGGAATGTCCGATTTGCTTAGAAAGTGCTGTGCCTCCAGTCTCACAATGTGTTCACGGTCATATCCTATGCGTCGTCTGTAGACCGAAGACTACGCGTTGTCCGATCTGCAGAGTTCGGCTCGGCCAGGGCCGGTGTCTTCTTGCGGATAAATTGCAAAGAGTACTTCGTGACGCCTTTAATATGGATAATAACGAGACAGTAGACAAGACATCTGTCACAACTGATCGTTGTAACTTGCGTGATCAATTGTTCGGTAAAAGTAGAAAGAAGCAAGAAATTCCGGTTGTAAACCAATCAAAGAACAATTGTGCTACGTTGAAGCCAAGGCAATTTCTGTTGGCCAGATTGTTGCTCGGAGGTAGAGAGAAAGCTGCTTCCGTTGATAATCTAATTCGAGTATCTGAAATGTCGGAAGAAGCTGCGACTCCTGCTAGAGTGACAAATGTTAACAATTTGGATGTACGATTGTCGTTGAACAATCGCACCAAGTCAGCCAGTACCGGCGAATTGTCGAGAGACAGCAAAACTCGAATCAGTGACCCTTCTTCACAGATTGTCGAATCATCTGTGGAAAATGCCAGTCAGCAATCGCTGAGTTTGCCCCAGACGCCGATCTGGGGCGGCTCCATGGATTCTGTGTCTTGCATACAACTAACGTGTCCGCTTTTGAAATCTTGCAAAGAAATAGTGCCGTCAGATTTGCTGCTGGAACACATCAAGACTCACACGGTGCCGCAGGTTCATTTTTATTCTGCAAATGCAAGACTCCCGCTTCCGCTTCCTTTCGGAAGTAATGCTCTTTACATATTCCACCACGGAAACAATATGTTTTTCTTCCAG taCGAAGAGGAAATAGCCTGGATGACAAATCCCACCAAGATGGCGCATTCAAGCAGCACATGGGAATGGACACTGTACGCATGGGATGACAATGGTATAGAAGTACAATTACGAAGACACGTAGCAAGTCTTGAAGATTCTGCGATATTATCTTCGCAGCATATTGCTCCATTGCCAAACGCGTTATTGTTGAAGACTATTGAAATACAAATATCAGAATATAGAGCATACGATAGATTGTACAtgtaa
- the LOC105838456 gene encoding cellular tumor antigen p53, which yields MLGTNTYSQESSLMDDETYKVLEQETFGSNLPILEDLNELDIPEQKHEVPIEHLVCSSLGKRSIKRQLEEDIYYSTCNLANSYDCTRPLNFQFTFGDGGGQDWVYSSTLKKLFIKMEKTLPLRFTWEPAASGLFLRTQLVYAFEQHKNDPVRRCYNHTAATNFINQMPFMTADKLKHIVHCVNHASSIYVNEQDHLSVLTPLVAPEPGSQYVPMCFEFFCKNSCQSGINRRATELLFTLEDERKQVLARQTLAVKICSCPKRDKRKSEAELEESISVTRELALTSTSSKMPCDKQVYKVELEIVGKENCLEVYKCAYNVMAGQMVKTGQKEVYKPYMDKILHKIP from the exons ATGCTAGGCACAAATACTTATTCTCAAGAATCTTCGTTGATGGATGATGAAACGTACAAGGTTCTAGAGCAAGAAACTtt CGGAAGTAACTTGCCCATTCTGGAAGATCTAAACGAGCTAGATATCCCAGAACAGAAGCATGAAGTACCCATTGAGCATTTAGTCTGTTCTTCTCTGGGAAAACGGTCAATAAAAAGACAGTTAGAGGAAGATATTTACTATTCAACCTGTAATCTTGCAAATTCTTACGATTGTACACGTCCACTGAATTTTCAGTTTACTTTTGGAGACGGTGGAGGTCAAGACTGGGTG TACAGTTcaacattgaaaaaattgtttatcaaaATGGAAAAGACACTACCCTTGCGATTTACGTGGGAACCAGCTGCATCTGGGTTATTCTTACGCACACAATTAGTTTATGCATTTGAGCAACACAAAAACGACCCTGTGAGACGATGTTACAATCATACTGctgcaacaaattttattaaccaaATGCCATTTATGACGGCTGACAAACTTAAACACATAGTTCATTGTGTTAATCATGCCAGCAGTATTTATGTAAATGAACAGGACCATTTGTCTGTTTTGACACCGCTTGTTGCACCAGAGCCTGGCTCGCAGTATGTGCCTATGTGCTtcgaatttttttgcaaaaatagtTGCCAATCTGGTATAAATCGTAGAGCAACAGAGctattatttactttagaaGATGAAAGAAAGCAAGTTTTAGCTCGTCAAACATTGGCAGTTAAAATATGTAGTTGTCCTAAACGAGACAAACGAAAAAGCGAAGCAGAATTGGAAGAATCAATATCTGTCACACGTGAGCTTGCTTTAACTAGCACAAGTTCAAAAATGCCTTGTGATAAGCAAGTTTATAAAGTCGAACTAGAGATCGTTGGCAAAGAGAATTGTTTGGAAGTTTATAAATGTGCATATAATGTAATGGCTGGTCAAATGGTGAAAACAGGACAGAAGGAAGTCTATAAGCCATATATggataaaatattgcataaaatacCTTAA